Proteins from a genomic interval of Actinomycetota bacterium:
- a CDS encoding phosphoribosyltransferase family protein, whose amino-acid sequence MLFPARCPVCGAHGPAPCGACRAALRPAPPLPPPPGVDSCRSFVAYAGVGRELVARFKYRNARASIGFLADGMAALVDASTVDAVTWVPTTPARRRQRGFDQGQLLARAVARRLGHRCRRLLVRGPGPAQTGQAQAERHRGPTIAAARRRPPARVLVVDDVVTTGASLAAAARALRSAGVREVTAVTAARTSLRRLHSGMAECGSVVESRRQPQAKRPT is encoded by the coding sequence GTGCTGTTCCCGGCCCGTTGCCCGGTGTGCGGTGCCCACGGCCCGGCGCCGTGCGGGGCCTGCCGGGCGGCCCTGCGCCCGGCGCCGCCCCTGCCGCCCCCGCCCGGTGTCGACTCGTGCCGATCGTTCGTCGCTTACGCGGGAGTGGGCCGCGAGCTGGTGGCCCGGTTCAAGTACCGCAACGCCCGGGCATCGATCGGGTTCCTGGCCGACGGCATGGCCGCCCTCGTCGACGCGTCGACCGTCGATGCGGTGACGTGGGTGCCGACCACGCCCGCCCGTCGCCGCCAGCGGGGGTTCGACCAGGGCCAGTTGCTGGCCCGGGCCGTCGCCCGCCGGCTGGGCCATCGCTGCCGCCGGCTGCTGGTCCGGGGCCCGGGCCCGGCCCAGACGGGCCAGGCGCAGGCCGAGCGCCACCGGGGCCCGACGATCGCAGCCGCCCGCCGGCGCCCGCCCGCCCGGGTGCTGGTCGTGGATGACGTGGTCACGACCGGGGCGTCCCTGGCGGCTGCCGCCCGCGCCCTGCGGTCCGCCGGTGTTCGGGAGGTCACGGCCGTCACCGCCGCCCGAACGTCGCTGCGGCGCCTACACTCAGGTATGGCCGAGTGCGGGTCTGTGGTTGAAAGTCGACGCCAGCCGCAGGCGAAACGACCCACGTAA
- the raiA gene encoding ribosome-associated translation inhibitor RaiA: MEFMVTGRHMEVPERLKAAAEEKVMRVVRHYDGWDEAEVRFLEERNPRITDKEVCEVTLRGHGHILRAKAAATDSFTAVDRVVDKLSHQVEKLKTRQSRKAPHKRQPVDSNGPVLDEEGEDEQGFGRIVKVKRFDLKPMTPEEAALQMEMLGHTFFFFTNADSGSAAVVYRRDDGYVGLIDASA, encoded by the coding sequence ATGGAGTTCATGGTTACCGGGCGTCACATGGAGGTGCCCGAGCGGTTGAAGGCGGCTGCTGAGGAGAAGGTCATGCGGGTCGTCCGCCACTACGACGGGTGGGACGAGGCCGAGGTCCGCTTCCTGGAGGAGCGCAACCCGCGGATCACCGACAAGGAGGTCTGCGAGGTCACGCTGAGGGGCCACGGGCACATCCTGCGGGCCAAGGCGGCGGCCACCGACTCGTTCACGGCGGTCGACCGGGTGGTCGACAAGCTCTCGCACCAGGTCGAGAAGCTCAAGACCCGCCAGAGCCGCAAGGCCCCGCACAAGCGCCAGCCGGTAGACTCCAACGGCCCGGTGCTCGACGAAGAGGGCGAGGATGAGCAGGGTTTCGGCAGGATCGTCAAAGTCAAACGTTTCGACCTCAAGCCCATGACGCCTGAGGAAGCCGCGCTTCAGATGGAGATGCTGGGCCACACCTTCTTCTTCTTCACCAACGCCGACTCGGGGTCGGCGGCGGTCGTCTACCGCCGCGACGACGGCTACGTCGGCCTCATCGACGCCAGCGCGTGA
- a CDS encoding response regulator transcription factor — MGDPIRVLIADDHERFRRGLRMVLEAEDGIDVVAEAANGSEAVAKVEELAPDVVLMDVRMPTVNGIEATRTIRQVFPSTRIIMLTVSDEEDDLFDAVKAGANGYLLKEVSIEEVAEAVHAVVQGQSLISPSMAAKLISEFGTLARRVTTGDEPSSKLSDRELEVLKRVAKGLANEDIAAELEISPAAVRNHVANILVKLQLRSRIEAALMGVEPRLIEKP; from the coding sequence GTGGGTGACCCCATCCGTGTCCTGATCGCCGACGACCACGAGCGGTTCCGGCGCGGGCTACGGATGGTGCTCGAGGCTGAGGACGGGATCGACGTGGTGGCCGAGGCGGCCAACGGTTCCGAGGCGGTGGCCAAGGTCGAGGAGCTGGCGCCCGACGTCGTGCTGATGGACGTCAGGATGCCCACCGTCAACGGCATCGAGGCGACCAGGACCATCCGTCAAGTCTTCCCGTCCACCCGCATCATCATGCTCACCGTGAGCGACGAGGAGGACGACCTCTTCGACGCCGTGAAGGCGGGCGCCAACGGCTACCTCCTCAAAGAGGTCTCCATCGAGGAGGTGGCCGAGGCGGTGCACGCCGTCGTGCAGGGCCAGAGCCTCATCTCGCCGTCGATGGCGGCCAAGCTCATCAGCGAGTTCGGGACTCTCGCCCGCCGTGTCACCACCGGCGACGAGCCCAGCTCCAAGCTGTCCGACCGCGAGCTCGAGGTGCTCAAGCGGGTGGCCAAGGGACTGGCCAACGAGGACATCGCAGCCGAGCTGGAGATCTCTCCGGCGGCCGTCCGCAACCACGTCGCCAACATCCTCGTCAAGCTCCAGCTCCGGTCCCGCATCGAGGCCGCCCTCATGGGCGTGGAGCCCCGCCTGATCGAGAAGCCCTGA
- a CDS encoding DUF2079 domain-containing protein, with translation MSGREEDATTSVLRAGGTATEPTVLGEPATAGGEPMGWRGPVWWVLGGLIGLWVVTFFALSWARHYRFGTFAFDLGTYDQGVWLLSNFKQFVTVRGLNILGHHMNVVLLLLAPFYRLGAGPMFLQGVQVAAMASGAVAIYLLARDRLADRWLGVAMAAVLLLNPTYQFLVWEFFHPDTLAIAPLLFAYWAARARRWRWFTVSAVLAVACKEDVALAVAALGLVMLVRDKEKRGLVVMAAAGAWYVLATRVMMPALLPTDAPFYDTFFGDLGASAGEVARNVFLKPGVTLDLLTRPDRLSYYVAMFAPVGFMALASPLTLLISLPMLAVNALTTFPYARDYMFHYSALVLAGIMLATVEGIARLGRTVKVRRILVGVVGASALTSSIAWGISPISVKYDQGYWPLATGPRLEVQQAAVASVPEGEAVSAIYNLVPHLSHRERIYNFPEPWVRVDWGVAGENLHDPGLVKWLVVDRWLLSDNDRRLVDNLLGAEFTVRSDQDGVLVAERTAPPPPAPRPSPAR, from the coding sequence GTGAGCGGACGCGAGGAAGACGCCACCACCTCGGTCCTGCGCGCCGGAGGGACCGCCACCGAGCCGACGGTCCTGGGAGAGCCGGCGACGGCGGGTGGGGAACCGATGGGCTGGCGGGGCCCGGTGTGGTGGGTGCTGGGGGGGCTCATCGGGCTGTGGGTGGTGACGTTCTTCGCACTCTCGTGGGCCCGCCACTACCGGTTCGGCACGTTCGCATTCGACCTGGGGACCTACGACCAGGGCGTGTGGCTGCTGTCCAACTTCAAGCAGTTCGTGACCGTGCGGGGGCTCAACATCCTCGGCCACCACATGAACGTCGTCCTACTGCTGCTCGCCCCGTTCTACCGGCTCGGGGCCGGGCCCATGTTCCTGCAGGGCGTGCAGGTCGCGGCCATGGCCTCGGGGGCCGTCGCCATCTACCTGCTGGCGCGCGACCGGCTGGCCGACCGCTGGCTGGGGGTTGCCATGGCCGCCGTGCTGCTGCTCAACCCCACCTACCAGTTCCTGGTGTGGGAGTTCTTCCATCCCGACACGCTGGCCATCGCCCCCCTGCTGTTCGCCTACTGGGCGGCCCGGGCCCGCCGGTGGCGTTGGTTCACGGTATCGGCCGTGCTGGCCGTGGCCTGCAAGGAGGACGTGGCCCTGGCCGTGGCCGCCCTCGGCCTGGTCATGCTGGTGCGGGACAAGGAGAAGCGGGGCCTGGTCGTGATGGCGGCCGCCGGCGCCTGGTACGTGCTGGCCACCCGGGTGATGATGCCCGCGCTCCTGCCGACCGACGCGCCGTTCTACGACACCTTCTTCGGGGACCTGGGGGCCAGTGCCGGTGAGGTGGCCCGCAACGTCTTCCTGAAGCCGGGCGTGACCCTCGACCTGCTGACCCGGCCCGATCGGCTGTCGTACTACGTGGCGATGTTCGCGCCGGTGGGCTTCATGGCGCTGGCGTCCCCGTTGACCCTGCTCATCTCCCTGCCCATGCTGGCCGTCAACGCCTTGACCACCTTCCCCTACGCCCGTGACTACATGTTCCACTACAGCGCGTTGGTCTTGGCGGGGATCATGCTGGCCACCGTCGAGGGGATCGCCCGGCTGGGGCGCACGGTCAAGGTGCGCCGCATCCTCGTGGGTGTGGTCGGGGCCTCGGCCCTGACCTCGAGCATCGCCTGGGGCATCTCCCCCATCAGTGTCAAGTACGACCAGGGCTACTGGCCGTTGGCCACCGGGCCTCGGCTGGAGGTCCAGCAGGCGGCGGTCGCGTCGGTGCCCGAAGGGGAGGCCGTCTCGGCCATCTACAACCTTGTCCCCCACCTGTCCCACCGGGAGCGCATCTACAACTTCCCTGAACCGTGGGTGCGGGTCGACTGGGGTGTGGCCGGGGAGAACCTGCACGACCCCGGCCTGGTGAAGTGGCTGGTGGTCGACCGCTGGCTCCTGAGCGACAACGACCGGCGGTTGGTCGACAACCTGCTGGGGGCCGAGTTCACGGTACGAAGCGACCAGGACGGCGTCTTGGTGGCCGAACGGACGGCGCCGCCCCCTCCGGCACCCAGGCCCTCACCCGCCCGGTGA
- the secA gene encoding preprotein translocase subunit SecA yields MSILTKVLRAGEGKKQKALQTLVPDINALEPEIKALSDDELRHKTVEFRERLDGLSGAALDDALNDLLLEAFAVTREASWRVIGQRHFDVQLMGGAALHFGWIAEMKTGEGKTLVSTLPAYLNGLSGRGMHIITVNDYLAKRDSEWMGRIHRWLGLEVGLVLSGEFEDPDAKRRNYGCDITYGTNNEFGFDYLRDNMAMTRSQMVQRGHAYAIVDEVDSILIDEARTPLIISGQVSDAAALYYKFAGIVRTLRRDEDYEVDEEKRAVVPLEEGIEKVERALGVENIYAELSANYVHHLQASLRAKELYKRDVDYVVRGGEVKIVDEFTGRILEGRRWSEGLHQAVEAKERVKIKHENQTLATITLQNYFRMYDKLAGMTGTATTEAAEFAHTYDLPVVPIPTNRPMVRLDQPDLIYKSEEAKFNAVVEDLYERHSKGQPVLVGTVSVEKSERLSRMLDKRGVRHEVLNAKQHEREAIVVAQAGQLGKVTVATNMAGRGVDIILGGNAEGMARLDTLAEGIELDTEEGRARVEELTAQYSEECAAEGEKIRELGGLYVLGTERHESRRIDNQLRGRAGRQGDPGESRFYLSLEDDLMRLFATGVMNWVMGKTLPDDVPIEAKMVTKAIEKAQSTVEARNAERRKDVLKYDEVMNQQRKVVYRRRQAILDGADLRDEAMETLTSTMERVVNTFCPTNFHEDWDLPGLAHEVQNYFPSKLTVEELGELSHPEAVKDRLVEEAVGYYEQREVQLGLENMREIERRVMLSIIDQRWREHLYEMDYLQEGINLRAMGQKDPLVEWQREGYDMFSQMTEAIADDFVRYVMHLEVVVQPAARPAVHNVQYSAADGPVQGSAAIRPAVADAQAAAGDGGGTAVAVDDAPPPAQVVKTAEQKLGRNEPCYCGSGKKFKLCHGK; encoded by the coding sequence ATGTCGATCCTGACCAAGGTGCTACGTGCGGGCGAGGGCAAGAAGCAGAAGGCCCTCCAGACGCTCGTGCCCGACATCAACGCGCTGGAGCCGGAGATCAAGGCGCTCTCCGACGACGAGCTGCGTCACAAGACCGTGGAGTTCCGTGAAAGGCTCGATGGTCTCAGCGGCGCGGCCCTCGACGACGCCCTCAACGACCTGCTGCTCGAGGCGTTCGCCGTCACCCGGGAAGCGTCGTGGCGGGTGATCGGCCAGCGCCACTTCGACGTCCAGCTCATGGGCGGGGCCGCGCTGCACTTCGGGTGGATCGCCGAGATGAAGACCGGTGAGGGCAAGACCCTGGTCTCCACCCTGCCGGCCTACCTCAACGGGCTCAGCGGCCGGGGCATGCACATCATCACGGTCAACGACTACCTGGCCAAGCGCGACTCGGAGTGGATGGGCCGCATCCACCGGTGGCTGGGCCTCGAGGTCGGCCTGGTGCTGTCGGGCGAGTTCGAGGACCCCGACGCCAAGCGCCGCAACTACGGCTGCGACATCACCTACGGCACCAACAACGAGTTCGGCTTCGACTACCTGCGCGACAACATGGCCATGACCAGGTCTCAGATGGTCCAGCGGGGCCACGCCTACGCCATCGTCGACGAGGTCGACTCCATCCTCATCGACGAGGCCCGCACGCCCCTGATCATCAGCGGCCAGGTGTCCGACGCGGCGGCCCTCTACTACAAGTTCGCGGGCATCGTCCGCACCCTCCGGCGCGACGAGGACTACGAGGTGGACGAGGAGAAGCGGGCCGTGGTCCCCCTCGAGGAGGGGATCGAGAAAGTCGAGCGAGCGCTGGGAGTGGAGAACATCTACGCCGAGCTCTCGGCCAACTACGTCCACCACCTCCAGGCCTCGCTGCGGGCCAAGGAGCTCTACAAGCGCGACGTGGACTATGTGGTGCGGGGCGGCGAGGTCAAGATCGTCGACGAGTTCACGGGCCGCATCCTCGAGGGGCGGCGCTGGTCGGAGGGCCTGCACCAGGCCGTCGAGGCCAAGGAGCGGGTCAAGATCAAGCACGAGAACCAGACCCTGGCCACGATCACCCTCCAGAACTACTTCCGCATGTACGACAAGTTGGCGGGCATGACGGGTACGGCCACCACCGAGGCTGCCGAGTTCGCCCACACCTACGACCTGCCGGTCGTCCCCATCCCCACCAACCGGCCCATGGTCCGCCTCGACCAGCCCGACCTCATCTACAAGAGCGAGGAGGCCAAGTTCAACGCGGTCGTCGAAGACCTCTACGAGCGCCACTCCAAGGGCCAGCCCGTGCTGGTGGGCACCGTCTCGGTCGAGAAGTCCGAGCGGCTGTCGCGGATGCTCGACAAGCGGGGCGTCCGCCACGAGGTCCTCAACGCCAAGCAGCACGAGCGGGAGGCCATCGTGGTCGCCCAGGCGGGCCAGCTCGGCAAGGTGACCGTGGCCACCAACATGGCGGGCCGAGGCGTCGACATCATCCTGGGGGGCAACGCCGAGGGCATGGCCCGCCTCGACACGCTGGCCGAGGGGATCGAGCTGGACACCGAGGAGGGCCGGGCGCGGGTCGAGGAGCTCACGGCCCAGTACTCCGAGGAGTGCGCGGCCGAAGGCGAGAAGATCCGCGAGCTCGGGGGCCTCTACGTGCTCGGCACCGAGCGCCACGAGAGCCGGCGCATCGACAACCAGCTCCGGGGCCGCGCCGGCCGCCAGGGTGACCCGGGCGAGAGCCGGTTCTACCTGTCGCTGGAAGACGACCTGATGCGCCTGTTCGCCACCGGCGTCATGAACTGGGTGATGGGAAAGACCTTGCCCGACGACGTGCCCATCGAGGCCAAGATGGTCACCAAGGCCATCGAGAAGGCCCAGTCGACCGTCGAGGCCCGCAACGCCGAGCGCCGCAAGGACGTCCTCAAGTACGACGAGGTGATGAACCAGCAGCGCAAGGTCGTCTACCGCCGCCGCCAGGCCATCCTCGACGGCGCCGACCTGCGTGACGAGGCCATGGAGACGCTCACGTCGACCATGGAGCGGGTGGTCAACACCTTCTGCCCCACCAACTTCCACGAGGACTGGGACCTGCCTGGCCTGGCCCACGAGGTGCAGAACTACTTCCCGTCCAAGCTCACGGTCGAGGAGCTGGGGGAGCTGTCCCACCCCGAGGCGGTCAAGGACCGGCTGGTCGAGGAGGCCGTCGGTTACTACGAACAGCGCGAGGTGCAGCTCGGCCTCGAGAACATGCGCGAGATCGAGCGCCGGGTGATGCTCTCGATCATCGACCAGCGCTGGCGCGAGCACCTCTACGAGATGGACTACCTCCAGGAGGGCATCAACCTGCGGGCCATGGGCCAGAAGGACCCGCTCGTCGAGTGGCAGCGGGAGGGCTACGACATGTTCAGCCAGATGACCGAGGCCATCGCCGACGACTTCGTGCGCTACGTCATGCACCTCGAGGTCGTGGTCCAGCCTGCGGCCCGGCCGGCCGTGCACAACGTGCAGTACTCGGCTGCCGATGGCCCGGTCCAGGGGAGCGCGGCCATCCGCCCGGCCGTGGCCGACGCCCAGGCGGCCGCCGGGGACGGCGGCGGAACGGCCGTGGCAGTCGACGACGCGCCTCCGCCAGCCCAGGTCGTGAAGACGGCCGAGCAGAAGCTGGGCCGCAACGAGCCCTGCTACTGCGGGTCGGGCAAGAAGTTCAAGCTCTGCCACGGTAAGTGA
- the prfB gene encoding peptide chain release factor 2 → MRDFSDDLAALRRRLGEAGRDLDLASKRERLLKLEEQASDPELWNDAERARAVTTEMSRARDDVEMIDRLEARLSDLEVLHELGREEDDESVEGELVEGMAALDRELGALELRSLFSGEHDERDALCEVHSGAGGTDAQDWAEMLLRMYLRWAEQRGFAVELDEVTAGGEAGISSATFIVKGRFAYGLLQSEKGVHRLVRISPFDSQARRHTAFASFDAVPFLEDVSDEVQIDEKDLRIDTYRSSGAGGQHVNVTDSAVRITHEPSGIVVAVQNERSQHQNKAKALQILAAKLAERAREERRKEMEAFSGEQREVAWGSQIRSYVLQPYQLVKDLRTDHEVGNVGAVLDGAIDPFIEAYLHWRRRGRD, encoded by the coding sequence ATGAGAGACTTCTCTGACGACCTGGCCGCGTTGCGGCGGCGGCTCGGCGAGGCGGGGCGCGACCTCGACCTCGCCAGCAAGCGCGAGCGCCTGCTCAAGCTCGAGGAACAGGCCTCCGACCCCGAGCTGTGGAACGACGCCGAGCGGGCCCGGGCCGTCACCACCGAGATGTCACGAGCGCGCGACGACGTCGAGATGATCGACCGCTTGGAGGCCAGGCTCTCCGACCTCGAGGTGCTCCACGAGCTGGGCCGGGAGGAGGACGACGAGTCGGTCGAGGGCGAGCTGGTCGAGGGCATGGCTGCTCTCGACCGGGAGCTGGGCGCGCTCGAGCTCCGCTCGCTGTTCTCGGGCGAGCACGACGAGCGTGACGCCCTGTGCGAGGTCCATTCCGGTGCGGGTGGGACCGACGCCCAGGACTGGGCCGAGATGCTGCTGCGCATGTACCTGCGCTGGGCCGAGCAGCGGGGGTTCGCGGTCGAGCTCGACGAGGTGACCGCGGGCGGGGAGGCGGGCATCTCCTCGGCCACCTTCATCGTCAAGGGCCGCTTCGCCTACGGCTTGCTCCAGTCCGAGAAGGGCGTCCACCGCCTGGTGCGCATCTCGCCGTTCGACTCCCAGGCCCGGCGCCACACGGCCTTCGCCTCCTTCGACGCCGTCCCGTTCCTCGAGGACGTGAGCGACGAGGTGCAGATCGACGAGAAGGACCTGCGCATCGACACCTATCGCTCGTCGGGCGCCGGGGGCCAGCACGTCAACGTCACGGACTCGGCCGTGCGCATCACCCACGAGCCGTCGGGGATCGTGGTCGCCGTCCAGAACGAGCGCAGCCAGCACCAGAACAAGGCCAAGGCCCTCCAGATCCTGGCCGCCAAGCTGGCCGAGCGGGCCCGGGAGGAGCGCCGCAAGGAGATGGAGGCCTTCTCGGGCGAGCAGCGCGAGGTCGCCTGGGGCAGCCAGATCCGGTCCTACGTCCTGCAGCCCTACCAGCTGGTCAAAGACCTGCGTACCGACCACGAGGTGGGCAACGTCGGGGCCGTGCTCGACGGTGCCATCGACCCCTTCATCGAGGCCTACCTGCACTGGCGCCGTCGCGGCCGGGACTGA
- the ftsE gene encoding cell division ATP-binding protein FtsE, translating to MIRLENVQKTYKGNVVALRDVSIDIQKQEFVFLVGPTGSGKSTLIRLLIKEDTPDAGRIWVAGKDIGRLSSWKVPLLRRNIGCVFQDFKLLPNKTAYENVAFALEVIGRPHHVIAAQVPQVLDLVGLSKKANHLPGELSGGEQQRVSIARAFVNRPLILLADEPTGNLDPSTSVGIMRLLDRINRTGTTVVMATHDSGIVDTMRRRVIELDRGHLVRDQARGVYGAFT from the coding sequence TTGATCCGCCTCGAGAACGTCCAGAAGACGTACAAGGGAAACGTCGTCGCTCTGCGTGACGTCTCCATCGACATCCAGAAGCAGGAGTTCGTGTTCCTCGTGGGACCGACGGGCTCCGGCAAGTCGACGCTGATCCGTCTTCTGATCAAAGAAGACACCCCCGACGCCGGCCGTATCTGGGTCGCGGGCAAAGACATCGGCCGGCTGAGCTCGTGGAAGGTCCCGCTCCTGCGGCGCAACATCGGCTGCGTCTTCCAGGACTTCAAGCTCCTGCCCAACAAGACGGCCTACGAGAACGTGGCTTTCGCCCTCGAGGTGATCGGTCGCCCCCACCACGTCATCGCCGCCCAGGTGCCCCAGGTCCTCGACCTGGTGGGCCTGTCCAAGAAGGCCAACCACCTGCCCGGGGAGCTCTCCGGCGGTGAGCAGCAGAGGGTGTCGATCGCCCGGGCGTTCGTCAACCGCCCCCTGATCCTTCTGGCCGACGAGCCCACCGGCAACCTCGACCCCTCCACCTCGGTGGGCATCATGCGCCTGCTCGACCGCATCAACCGCACGGGCACCACGGTGGTGATGGCTACCCACGACTCCGGGATCGTCGACACCATGCGCCGCCGGGTGATCGAGCTCGACCGCGGGCACCTGGTCCGTGACCAGGCGCGCGGGGTCTACGGGGCGTTCACCTAG
- the ftsX gene encoding permease-like cell division protein FtsX, with the protein MAIKLDYITKETVTNLRRNLSMASAALLTVAVSLTLVGGALLVKRGVERATIQWRGNVELSIFMKPEATQQELEAVNRQLEAMPEVNRFRYVDKAQAYDEFKLIFANEPDLRDSLTVDQVPPSYRVVPKQAEQTKLIGGRFDNTAGVLRVSYAAEEVDALVSVTNFLQIMLWAVALVLLLAASLLILNTIRMAIFARRREVSIMKLVGATNWFIRLPFMFEGLLQGLAGAAMAFGVVWVGRGVIESRVASANNDIQLFKQFLVTNNDVMGTGIFLLLVGVIVGTVGSALAVSRFLDV; encoded by the coding sequence ATGGCGATCAAGCTCGACTACATCACCAAAGAGACGGTCACCAACCTCCGTCGCAACCTCTCGATGGCGTCGGCCGCCCTGCTCACCGTGGCCGTGTCGCTCACGCTCGTGGGCGGTGCCCTGCTCGTCAAGCGGGGGGTGGAGAGGGCCACCATCCAGTGGCGGGGCAACGTCGAGCTGTCGATCTTCATGAAACCGGAGGCGACCCAGCAGGAGCTGGAGGCCGTCAACCGCCAGCTCGAGGCCATGCCCGAGGTCAACCGGTTCCGCTACGTCGACAAGGCCCAGGCCTACGACGAGTTCAAGCTGATCTTCGCCAACGAGCCCGACCTGCGCGACAGCCTCACCGTCGACCAGGTCCCGCCTTCCTACCGGGTGGTGCCCAAGCAGGCCGAGCAGACCAAGCTCATCGGGGGCCGCTTCGACAACACCGCGGGCGTGCTCCGGGTGAGCTATGCCGCCGAGGAGGTCGATGCCCTCGTTTCGGTCACCAACTTCCTGCAGATCATGCTGTGGGCCGTGGCCCTGGTGCTGCTCCTGGCCGCCTCTTTGCTGATCCTGAACACCATCCGCATGGCCATCTTCGCCCGGCGGCGGGAGGTCTCGATCATGAAGTTGGTGGGGGCCACCAACTGGTTCATACGCCTCCCGTTCATGTTCGAGGGCCTCTTACAGGGGTTAGCCGGAGCGGCCATGGCCTTCGGGGTGGTGTGGGTGGGCCGCGGCGTGATCGAGAGCCGGGTGGCCAGCGCCAACAACGACATCCAGCTGTTCAAGCAGTTCCTGGTGACCAACAACGACGTGATGGGGACGGGGATCTTCCTTCTGCTGGTGGGGGTGATCGTCGGGACCGTGGGTTCGGCCTTGGCCGTGAGCCGCTTCCTCGACGTCTGA
- a CDS encoding peptidoglycan DD-metalloendopeptidase family protein yields the protein MHKVIHGGRRGGPAGAVLAALAVVVATMTPTLTASAQSEADKRRVDEQISSTRAQAQEASEAEAKLLTELDAASAAKRELDAKVGAIDAQISAVQRNLNAAEAHLAEAEGEQRGAEERLSRTHEELEESRRRLALYAIAAYTGQSQATQFIQTALKAGSMDELVAKRSYLKAVGNTQAEVIANDERLRDQVKDQAKELAKLTEEAAGQRDAVATERAKLQVTRDAEAAVQSEMAVAVARIDSLHDEAVARKTEFETQVRELEAQSAAIEATLRRRAEEQRAAAAAAAAAGPASAAAPTAAAVPGAGGLVNPVPGAPITSPFGYRVHPIYGDSRLHTGIDIGASEGTPIRASGGGVVVSAGWISGYGNATIVDHGGGLATLYAHQSSMAVSAGQQVSQGQVIGRVGCTGSCTGPHLHFEVRVNGAPVNPMSYI from the coding sequence GTGCACAAAGTGATTCATGGGGGACGCCGGGGAGGCCCGGCGGGGGCGGTGCTGGCGGCTCTCGCCGTCGTCGTGGCCACGATGACGCCGACGCTCACCGCGTCCGCCCAGAGTGAGGCCGACAAGCGGCGGGTGGACGAGCAGATCTCGTCCACCCGGGCGCAGGCCCAGGAGGCCTCCGAGGCCGAGGCCAAGCTTCTCACCGAGCTGGATGCGGCATCGGCCGCCAAGCGCGAGCTCGACGCCAAGGTGGGGGCCATCGACGCCCAGATCAGCGCCGTGCAGCGCAACCTCAACGCCGCCGAGGCCCACCTGGCCGAGGCCGAGGGGGAGCAGCGGGGGGCCGAGGAGCGGCTGTCGAGGACGCACGAGGAGCTGGAGGAGTCCCGCCGCCGGCTGGCCCTCTACGCGATCGCCGCCTACACCGGCCAGTCCCAGGCCACCCAGTTCATCCAGACGGCCCTCAAGGCGGGCTCCATGGACGAGCTGGTGGCCAAGCGCAGCTACCTCAAGGCGGTGGGCAACACCCAGGCCGAGGTGATCGCCAACGACGAGCGACTGCGTGACCAGGTCAAGGACCAGGCCAAGGAACTGGCCAAGCTGACCGAGGAGGCCGCCGGCCAGCGCGACGCGGTGGCCACCGAACGGGCCAAGCTCCAGGTCACCCGCGACGCCGAGGCGGCCGTGCAGTCGGAGATGGCCGTGGCCGTGGCCCGCATCGACTCGCTCCACGACGAGGCGGTGGCCCGCAAGACCGAGTTCGAGACCCAGGTCCGGGAGCTGGAGGCCCAGTCGGCGGCCATCGAGGCGACCCTGCGCCGGCGAGCCGAGGAGCAACGGGCCGCAGCCGCGGCGGCGGCCGCGGCCGGGCCGGCATCGGCGGCCGCCCCCACGGCGGCCGCCGTGCCCGGGGCCGGCGGGCTCGTCAACCCTGTACCCGGGGCACCCATCACCTCGCCCTTCGGCTACCGGGTGCACCCCATCTACGGGGACTCCCGGCTGCATACCGGCATCGACATCGGGGCCTCCGAGGGCACCCCCATCCGGGCCTCGGGCGGCGGGGTGGTCGTGAGTGCCGGGTGGATCAGCGGTTACGGCAACGCCACCATCGTCGATCACGGTGGCGGGCTGGCCACCCTCTACGCCCACCAGAGCTCCATGGCCGTGTCCGCCGGCCAGCAGGTCTCCCAAGGCCAGGTCATCGGCCGGGTGGGCTGCACGGGTTCCTGTACCGGCCCCCACCTCCACTTCGAGGTCCGGGTGAACGGGGCCCCCGTGAACCCGATGTCCTACATCTGA